The genomic DNA tatagttcagTAAAGTGAGGCAAATGGTCACACAGCACATAAGtttctgaggcaatatttgaacttgggtctttctgatttGAGATCTTACAGTCAATCTGTGGCCCCATCTTGCTGCCTGAGATACCTGCCTAACTCTGGCCGATGATGCCCTTCGCTCCATGAGATGCAGTCCTCCCTGGCCAAGATTTCTATCAATTATTCAAAAGCATTTTTTAGTGACTAGTCACTGTCTGGTGCTGGagatatacaaagaaagacaaagatatGGTCCATGTTCTCAAAGAGTTTCCATTCTAGGGAAGGAATGACATATGGATCAATTGGTGGTTTCCAGCTGGGGTTGGGGGAAGAGCTGGGGAAGGAGGATGAGGAAGGCCCTGCAGAAGATGAGACTTGATCCGATCCTGAAGGAAGCTTATTTATTAGGactgccctccccccccccccccccccccggcagggagagaagaaatggatACCTTGAGGCATCATCTATCTGTAGCCAAACCAAGATCTAGATCTCTGGATGCATTCATCTATATAAACTTGGGTAATGTTAAAAAGGAGCTTCCCAAGTTACAAGGCCCCCAGCAGCCTCCCTtttggggggaatgggggaggcaGGCCATGGCCATCATGCACAAATTTCCAAGAATTCAGTGTGCTCTGAGGAGGATTGAGAGGCAGAGTTTGGCAGCTCCTTGAGCCAttgttgtttccttatttttctcagaTATTTAACTTCAactttaaacatttcttttgccTTGAAGGACATGCTCATTTGAGTGACTTTAACATTGCAACGATTATCCGGGATGGTGAAAGGGCAACTGCGTTAGCGGGGACCAAGCCATATATGGGTGAGAACTAAGACTTGGCTCAGTTCAGGTGATAGCTTCCTGACAGGGCTTGGAAATGGGCACATcagagaagggaggatggggaaaTATCATGGGTGGTGGAGCCATTCAACTAAGGTGAAATGCCTTGGCAGCAGTTTTGTTGCTGCTTCAACTCTGATTTTGTATTGTTCTTTGGTgaaaatcaaaccaaaccaaaccataGAACCATAGATATAGagatggaaaagacctcagaggtcactCAGGCTggccctctcattttatagaagagaatcAAAGATTAGGGTactaaagtgacttgtccaggttcatgcAGCACTTTTACAATAAAAGGATGGAAATTCATAACTACTGACCCAAAAGTTAATTTGTATTATGTAGAATGTTTAGCTAGCAAATGAAAACTATGACGATTAAACCATTACCTTCTCTTTTGTGGCGGGAAGCTCCAGAGATCTTCCATTCCTTTGTCAACAGAGGGACTGGCTATTCCTTTGAAGTAGACTGGTGGTCAATGGGCGTGATGGCTTATGAGCTACTCCGTGGCTGGGTATGGCTTTCATTGTTTAGCATGTGCATGGAGTCTGATGTTAGTCACTCGTTCTAGTCTCATAGACTCACAGAGCCTTGGGGGGAGGGACTTGAGGATCTTCCCATCCAACATCTAGTTCCTTAGGTGGGAGTAATGGGCCTGTGGTCTGAAACCCAGTTTTCttttaattggtttctttttcaactttcattttaaatttaaaatgaaacaacTTTCATTTTAGTTTGCTCCCCCACCCCATTGAGAAAAACACACACAAGCTCTTGTTAAAAGAATAAAGTCAAGAAAACCAACACTCATGTGGGCTAGGACtaaaaatgtatgtcttattCTGCACCCCAGGTCCATCACTTTTCCATAAAGAGGAGGAGCTTGTCTCATCATCGACCTGATCCTGATTTTCTTATTCTAAATCTattgaattcttctttttaaCATAACAAGTTTTTTGGTttggatttttgtaaggcaatggggttaagtgacttacccaaggttgcactgctaagtaattattaagtgtctgaggttggatttgatttcaggtcctcctgactccatggccagtgcggtatctactgtgtcacctagttgtcaCAAcacaacaagtatttttttttgctacttattacatataaagcattttgcttaGTGTTGTggatacagagacagaaatgaagcAATAGTCCCTGCCCTCTGGAAGTTTCTCTTTGCAGCCCATTCTTTTCACTATAACAGGTCTTCTTTAACACAGTACCTCATGGATAGCTCACACCCATCTATCAGACCTCAAATGGAGACCCAGATGGACTTAAGATGATCTTCCTAAGTCGGCTAGATTCCCTTTTTGCTGAACCAGGGGCACTGGTCTCATCTCTATTGGGAGCCAGATGGGACCAACCTATGAGCCCGTTACTCTCTAAACTTCATCTTAGTTTGGACTTCAAAGTCACTGACTCAGAAGATTGGGGACTCAACCTTTTCCTCCTTAGATTCCCTAacatagtagaaagaaaactgcTATATTTggatttcctcctcttttcttctgtaAAGAAAGTACTACATCTCCTAAGCTATTTTAGCATAACCTAACTTAGGTAACCTCAATTCTACCACCTCCCTTCCCTTCAGGCTCAGCACTCCTCCATCCCTTACTTTCTTGATTATTCCTCTTGCCTTTCTATCAATTCTAGACTTTCATTTCTTGATCCatggtctttatttttttctttttttagactcTGGATTCCTCATCAAATTAAAGCTTCTAGGTATCCCCCTTGGGCTCAGTCTTTTTATTGGGTTCTGTGTTATTGACTTCCATATTTTGatccctctccccctttttatGTTGTGTCTCACTCCTAGAACTACCAATTCCTTCAAGCTACAGAGGCTACAGTGATATTGGCCCCAAGGTGGCCACAATTTCTTGTGGCCCTGATTGTGTAGTTCATTATAACCCTTTACTGTCATCGTTTTGCTATGATATCCCCTCTCTGAGTCCATGTCTTCCCACTCTTGTGGAATCTAATCTACCCAGCAACTTTGATTTCTCTTTTGCATGAGAAGGATGAATTATCTCTCTAAGCATCAGATACCTGAAGATTATAGCCATTATGAGGACTTTATTTACACTATAGGATATTTCTCTTCCCACATGGGAGTGTCTTTCAGTGGGATGCACCCTCTTCACTGAAACtagatttctccttttttttttgaattcctcTCCATATCTCCTATTGGTCTTCTTCTGAAAGACTATAGTAGTTATTTTCCCTTCATTGTTATCCTTTGACTTGAGTAGAatcatattttttcctgttttccctcTCTCTGCAGTTTAATCAatgcacagacacagacatagacacacacacacataccctaaAACAAAATACTGATTCACCAGTGTGCTATAGTGAGGTTTGACTCATGATGTGTGAAGCTTATTTCTCCAACATCACTTTCTTTATTTGACTTCCACTCTGACCCTTATCACATTGGGTACCTttagaaagaaatcatttaatggtttctctatttttattttgttgatgtcAGTGGTTGCTATGTTTATCTTTCTTGTATTTCTATTGTCTGGAGTGTGTGAAAAGCAAATAATTTGTTCATATTTGGTTTTCTTCGTAAGAATATTTTTGAACGCCTCTTTTAACtgaatacacatttttttcctatacGATAAGATTCAGGTTTTCAGGATTTGTCATCGTGGGTTACATCTTGAGTTTCTTTGCTCTTCAGAACATATTCCATTCCCTTCTGTGGTTTCTTGTGAATGCAGAATAGTCTTGTgttctttaaatttccttttgtttatatttgggATCTTTCTCCTggtcattagactgtaagctccatgatggtgaggactttttttttggcttatatttgtatctctagcacttagcccTGTCCACAGCACATATTAGGCATTAAATAAATACTAGGTGACTGACTAGTTTTTTACAGAATTTGTTATCATTGGAATTCTCAATCTTACCTCCATGTTTTTTGGAGTTGATAGCATAGGCTTCGCCCCACCAAACAATCATCTATAGGTTCTTTTGATTGGCACATTGTTTTGTGCCAATTCTTGCATTTCAGTGGTCAGATTTTTTGACTTGTCATATTTTTGGGGAGACCTAAAAATCCTTAAGTTGTCTCCCTGAATGTTGTCTTTAAAACCACCAATATGTTTGGCTTGTATGGAAATTATGTTTTCCTTTGATATTGGTTTCTGCTTCTCTTACtctaacttgtctctaacatagtgattctcttttctgtttctttgatgAGGTGTTCCTCATGGATTCACACCAATTATCTCAGTTATTTAGACCATCAATCATGCATTTACAAtccccatttattttttaaaatatttggaaacatTTTATGGTCTCATGTTCTTGTAGAAATGCACAGTCATTTTCCACTTAAGATACTggttcctttttctttgtcttaaaaTATTTACTCATAGATGTCTAGACATGGATGGTTAGCTTATTTGAAGGTCATGTTCTCTTACGTTATTAATATCTCTTTGTTGGTTAATTTACTTGTTCTCAAGGTCTATAGCTGAATTTCTTGATCTTGAGATTTTTAGTAagttcaattttctcttttatattatgCTTTGGctcattttctaattccttccacTTTAATTGTATTTTCCCTGCTAATGGAACCTCAAAACTCACTCAGCCTCCTCCCATATTGGTCAGTTTTTGTTTTATGAACCTCAGTCTCTACCTCAAGTGGCTTCTAGGGAACAGAACTGTGCCAGATAGAttccagtcttcttttctctGGGCTCAATGAATTGCCCCTTGTGTGTGTCCTGCCATACTTATCCCCTGTTCTTCAGTTCTCTGGCTCACCTTGTTGAAGGAAGAGTATTGCCCCCATGCTGTCCAAGCTACAGAAACTTCtgacttttgtttttcctcaatATGAGAGTGTGTGTGGGAGAAGTGGGGATGTGTAGACTTGAGTTTTGTTGCTAGCAGATGTGTCGGCCAATGTAACCTTGCCAGAAGGGGTGGGTAATGGGTGATTTAGGAGTTAAGATTTTAGCCTCCTTTGTAGTTTTTCAAGCAtgtaagaatttctttttttttcactgtttaAGGAATTTTTATTAAAGCAAGAATTTTATAATCCAAATTGTATTTCCTTGCTCAGCTATCAATTCTGTTATCTAAAACAGTGGTGATATTCTGAGCTTTTCCACAgtaaagaattacaaaattaaagaaaggaatgaaaaatatgCAACGCTTCACGAATTTGCGTGTCATCCTtgcgcaggggccatgctaatcttctctgtatcgttccaattttagtatatgtgctgccgaagTGAGCACAGCATGTAAGAATTTCTATTGTCTCATGTATAAAGAAAGCTGAAATTTATTTCTAGTACATAATTCCTATTTTGGAGAAGTTTGAGAAGTGATGAGGATCAGAGAAAGTGTCTAGTCCTTCATCTTGGAGGTCACATCACTGGGAAAGACACTAACACAAAACAGATTTTCCTTCCTGCTGTGCTGATGGGCGATGAGTGccatttcctctcttttccagagACCCTATGACATCCATTCAAGCAACCCAGTGGAGTCCCTGGTCCAGTTGTTCAGCACTGTGAGTGTCCAGTATGCTCCAACGTGGTCCCAAGGGATGGTCAGACTGCTGAGAAAGGTAAACTTCTATTGCCCCTGCCCTGCAGTCCTCCCAGAGCAGCCAACTGTGGTCAATGACAAGAACAAGCCCTTGATGTCCTGTCTACAGCACCCAGCCTTGCGGGGAAGCTAGGGCTCATTatatagggttttatttttttttaattcctacaATTTTATTGCTGTGCTAGATGGGCTGACTACCAATTTACATCATTAATGAGATATAACTTTCTCATAGCATCTTGTTCCTTCTCCCTTCTGTCAAGGTCTGTGCAGGGGCCTTGGTTTGAAACAGTGACTCAATTCTGGCCTATAAGCAGAAGAATGATGTGGAATCTCATCTCCGACAGGCAGAGGGGCACCAGACATCAAAGGGTCACTAAGATCCATGTGTCTGGGCCTCCTATGGGCTACCTGGCTTCCCAGGCCCATCGTGGACAAAATTGAGTCCAAGTTGGAATGACTCAATGAATTGCTGTGAAAATGAGTGCAGAGCCCtggcagaaaggaagaaacacCTTGAATTGAATCACATCTGagtttcttaaccattttttgtgtcatggacctctatggcagtctggtgaagcctgtaAATTCCTCCTCTAAATAAAGTTTTTagatgcaaaaaagtaaaatacattacattgaaataaaaatataatttttccccatccaagtttaCAGATcctcctgaaatctatccaaaGATCCCTTGATAATCCATAAATCCCAGGATAAGAGACCCTAACTAGAGGAAAtataattcaaaatgaaaacagaaagataGGTAATACAACTCCCAACTCTCATAGTATATTTAAGAATATACTTGtgacatgtatgtgtgtgtgtgtgtgtgtgtgtgtaggttgGCATACATCTACACAAACATACGTGCATAAAGGAAAGAGAGCATAGTGTAGTGGACAGACAACTGCCTATGGAAGCCAGGGGAACCTGTGTTCAGATTCTGCCTATGACACATATTGGTTGTGTATTTCTGGACAAGTCCCTGAACCACTTACCCTGAGCTCTAAGAATAATCTCTAAGCTGGAGCCTGCAGAGAAGGGTACAGCCTCCACTGGCAGAGGGAATTTCCCCATCTGGGTGTTCCCAAGACTGATGAAGTCAGATGTCTAGGACCTCTTTCTAgactgaattcctttttttttacttattttactcttgtaattgatattttatttttccaattatatgttttgaaagtttttcaacgtttattcacatacatatgcatatttatgagtTACCTAATTTCcgtctactctcccttcccagcCCCTTCCCCTTGGTGGTGAACAGTCtaatgaacattgtacatgtaaatttgtgtttaacatgttttcatattaatcattttctgtataaggaattaggactaagggaaaagaaagaaaaccatggaaaatgaaggaaaaacataagagatgtTCATTTGATTTCTATGGGATTtgggacttttaaaaatatttttcctctggatgtggatggcattctccatccataccaagtctcccagggttgtcctggacctctgaactgctgagaggagctgtatccatcattgttgatccactataatttttttaatgtgaagaaagttttcttggttctgctcccttcactcagcatcagttcttgtaactcattccatggttctctagagtcagactattcatggtttcttatagaacaataatattctatagtattcatgtaccatcacttgttcagccattcccctcaatttccaattctttgccactacaaaaagagctgctatgaatataatggaacatgTGAAACATTTGGAACATgaatcaatttttataatttcttctggatatagacctggtattggaattgctgggtcaaagggtatgatcagttttattgttcattgagcatagttccacattgctcttcagaatggttggatccattcacaactccaatagtgcattaatgtcccagtcctcccacaacttttccaatattgattgttttcccttttcatcatcttagccagtctgataggtacaAGGagatatctcatagttgttttactttgcatttctccaatcaatatggatttggggcattttttttcatattattatatatatatacatatatgtgtatatatatatatatatagctttaatttcttcatttagaaattgcctgttcatagcctttgaccatttatcaattagggaatgacttggaaccttataaatttgtttcagttctttatatatttcagaaatgagacctttatcagagcctCTAgctctgaaaattgtttcccggctttctgttttctttctaatcttggcaacATTGGTATTATTAgtgcaaagcctttttaatttaatatagtcaaaaatcatccattttacaatttataatagattctttttgtttggtcataaatttcttccctttccaaagatccaacagagtatttcttgatttgttaatTGTTCTACAGTATCACCGGTATCTATggtatgactaaatcctgtatccattttgacctatCTTGGTATAGTTGGTTCAGGCCTAGTTTTTGCCTTAcagtcttccagttttcccagcaatctTTGTCAAACAGTGAGTACTTTTTCCCAGAAACTCATGTCTAGACTGTATTCGTATAGATGCAAGTCTTCACTTTGTGTGTCTACACCTACCTAAATGTGTATTTGTGAGCATGTGAAATGCCCTCAGGCAGGTGTGTATTAAACAAACTGACATGGGAAGAGTGTCAAGGTCTTGGAGTAAGTTCATGTTGGACAAACTGTCAATATGGTGAGTGGAAGGACATTTCCCTAGAGCTCAGGTGCCACCTAAAGGCCAAGGGAAGACCTATTTGACCTCTGGAGGACAGTGTTTTTAAACCTTGGTTTTGTGGTTTCCCTCCATCTCCCTGAAAGTCAGAGGATCTTAGATTCAGAACCAGGAGGGCCATGGAGACAGTTCTCTCTCATTTTGTCAGTGATGAAGCTGAGGCTGTCAAGGGGTGGGGTGCCTTATACAAGGTTGCCTGGGCAGGAAGGAGCAGAGCCAGGACTCTGACCAACTCCAGGTTTGGTCCAGGCTGCTCCTTAGTGCCCTCAGGCCCCTGCCCAACCTTGTGGCCACTTACTAAGGGCTGGTGGATTCACAGATTGATGGGCTGGTTCTTGGTAACCTTTGCCCTCTCTCAGAAGCAGTTTCCACCTGAGCAGTTAGATGTAGATGTCTTCAGGCCTATGGGTTCAGGTGCCCCTTTGGCACATGCTCAAGCTACAGAACTGCCAAAGTGGTCCCTGTTggcattccttctccagttctatTTTTGAGTCAACATCATAGTGATGACGGACCAGCTGTCCTGGACTTCCAGACCAGATGAAACTTGACAGAATTTGATAGACTCTGGGGAGATCTGCAAACCTGCAAGTCCCCCTCACCAGACAGGGAGCTGGGGTGGGCCCAGGTGACTAGTCCAGAGTGTGTTGGGGCTCTTGGAACTGCCTAGAGGAAGGGGCTGCCCTGGAATGGACTTTGGCTTCCAGGATCCTAGAGATGGCTGATGGCTCTCAGGGCTCAGAAGACATTCACAGTAAAAGGGTCAGACACAGGTGTATTTGAGGTGCTGGCAGTCTTGGAGTTCCCAGCATCCCCTACTTCACCCCTGGGTTTGAACAAGCACTTGATTCTATAAATGAGAGTATCAGTGTCTCCTGTGACACAGGAGTGGTGTGTGAGTCCATGGAAGGGGTCGCTGACTGCACCTTCTCCCCCACTTGGGGGCCTTGCCTGTGGTCAGTGGGAGTGCCTGGCTCCTCATCCACGATGTTTTCCTTTTCAGCTCCTCACTGTGAGTCCGGAGCATCGTGTTTCCAGTTTGACAGAGATCCAGGCCTCCCCTTACTTGGCTGATATCATGTGGGATGAGCTGAGCCAGAAGAAGGTGGAGCCTGGCTTTGTTCCAAATGTAAGGTTCCTCTGGGAATACCTGCCTCCCTGAGGTGGCCATGGCTTGAGTGGATCTGTCCCAAGCCAGCAGCCCAGCAAGGTGttagagggaggggaaggaaggagaaccCCCAACCCCCCAGGCCTCACTGGCCACCTCAGTCCTTGACCCTCTTTCCACAGAAAGGACGCTTGCATTGTGACCCCACCTTTGAACTGGAGGAAATGATCCTAGAGTCCAGGCCCCTCcacaagaagaagaagagactGGCCAAGAACAAGTCCAGGGACAACAGCAAAGACAGCTCCCAGTCGGTGAGTGCTTCTGGCCGCAGCCACCCAAGAGATCAAGGGTCCGGGGTAGCAGGACCAGGAGGTGGGAGGAGAGGGCACAGGACTGCAGTATTTGGAGAGCTTTTCCTCCAATGATAGGACTTTTTGGCCTTCTAGTCCAACCCCAtgattttaaagaggaagaaactcaGACCAAGGGAGGGAAACAAGGACTTGAGTGAAATCCCTGAGGTCATCATGGTTAGCCTTGCAGTGGGTTCGTCTGGCTCCAGTGCCTGGACATTGTCTGGTCATATCCAAGCTCCAGGTGGGAATCAAAGAAGTCTGAGCAAGTTCTGTGTTCTGGTCTCTTTGGATGACCTTTCCACTGTTCAGCCTTAGGTCAGACAGGGGCCTTCTCCCTTGGAGGCTCTTGTGGATGTATCCAGACCCCCTCCAGCTGCCTGTCAGATAGATGGAGATGATGCACTCCCTAGTGGGGAGAGGATCACAAAGAGGTTTGGAAAACACCCAGTGCATCCCAGGGTCCAGATTGTCCAAGCCCTTCATCCCAACAGGAGTCTGGGAAGTGTTAACTG from Macrotis lagotis isolate mMagLag1 chromosome 4, bilby.v1.9.chrom.fasta, whole genome shotgun sequence includes the following:
- the STK32C gene encoding serine/threonine-protein kinase 32C isoform X2, with the protein product MYAMKYMNKQQCVERDEVRNVFRELEILQDIEHVFLVNLWYSFQDEEDMFMVVDLLLGGDLRYHLQQNVQFTEETVKLYICEMALALDYLRSQHIIHRDVKPDNILLDEQGHAHLSDFNIATIIRDGERATALAGTKPYMAPEIFHSFVNRGTGYSFEVDWWSMGVMAYELLRGWRPYDIHSSNPVESLVQLFSTVSVQYAPTWSQGMVRLLRKLLTVSPEHRVSSLTEIQASPYLADIMWDELSQKKVEPGFVPNKGRLHCDPTFELEEMILESRPLHKKKKRLAKNKSRDNSKDSSQSENDYLQECLEAIQQDFVIFNREKLKRSQDPDALEEEVPVPEATEEADLDTEAELESSHFHMCSSVCPTGSR